One Rosa chinensis cultivar Old Blush chromosome 3, RchiOBHm-V2, whole genome shotgun sequence DNA window includes the following coding sequences:
- the LOC112194960 gene encoding LOW QUALITY PROTEIN: cyclic nucleotide-gated ion channel 1 (The sequence of the model RefSeq protein was modified relative to this genomic sequence to represent the inferred CDS: inserted 1 base in 1 codon), protein MQHICMSNKQVPNDVPMMSVDVEAQPLDPSSGDRDAVSTKEKLKGTLLSISFWNKMFIIACVIAVSLDPLFLYIPIIDEEEKCLSEDKELRTIALILRSLTDVTFVVNIIYHVCKAINAAYKEHKGKKSELAAVIIPFAKFVAGKLAWRSTLTSILAVFPMPQLLLVFVFFKMRGHGYLQGRKILNGFLLAQYLPRIYRIYLSSQKLRQTTGIWAKALFNFFLYILASHVLGAFWYFFXIQRETSCWHWACVFNSTDVEECMSTLYCEVHNTAARNVTFLNQFCCISAEENAKAPSDFGIFLDSLKNGITGNIPFGKKLSYSFWWGLRNLSNFGTNLETSTYVWENCFAVFISVIGLLLFLYLLGNVQIFMSMEIQRRETQRWETQRREDERNKIQLKEKYSGWMDRNELPDDLKKKIMKNIEQKLEENKDTDPKNLISILPTHTQTCLKRFLGLKLLKKVPKLARMDKRVLKMLCGYLKPVMHDKGTEVLQMGDPLHSMLLITEGTLLTCRTTNSPSVGTLDKGDFYGAEELIEWVTQNKDLDQLPASSFNVKCDSKVEGFVLKAKHLRSVVSKNEKRWKIGISKSDHSIY, encoded by the exons ATGCAACATATATGCATGTCTAACAAGCAGGTACCCAATGATGTCCCTATGATGAG tgtaGATGTCGAGGCGCAACCGCTAGATCCCTCGAGTGGAGATCGAGATGCAgtttcaacaaaagaaaaattgaaaggaacgcttctttcaatttcattctGGAATAAGATGTTCATAATTGCATGTGTGATTGCAGTCTCATTAGACCCATTGTTCTTGTACATTCCAAtcatagatgaagaagaaaagtgCCTTTCAGAAGACAAAGAGTTGAGGACTATAGCTCTCATTTTGCGATCGCTTACTGATGTCACTTTCGTAGTGAATATCATATATCATGTTTGCAAAGCCATTAACGCTGCCTACAAAGAACACAAAGGAAAAAAGTCTGAATTGGCAGCGGTGATAATTCCATTTGCTAAATTTGTTGCTGGGAAGCTAGCATGGCGCTCTACGCTAACCAGCATTTTAGCTGTTTTTCCCATGCCACAA CTGCTTCTAGTATTTGTCTTCTTCAAAATGAGAGGCCATGGATACTTGCAAGGTAGAAAGATTCTGAATGGCTTTCTTCTAGCTCAATATCTACCAAGGATCTATCGAATTTACCTATCATCTCAGAAACTCAGACAAACTACTGGAATATGGGCTAAAGCTCTGTTTAACTTTTTTCTATATATCCTTGCAAGTCAT GTCCTTGGAGCTTTTTGGTATTTTT CTATTCAACGAGAAACTTCTTGTTGGCATTGGGCATGCGTATTTAATAGTACAGATGTTGAAGAATGTATGAGTACCTTATACTGCGAGGTTCACAATACTGCTGCAAGAAATGTCACATTCCTTAATCAATTTTGCTGTATAAGTGCTGAAGAGAATGCTAAGGCCCCTTCTGATTTTGGAATATTTTTGGATTCCCTCAAAAATGGTATCACAGGGAATATACCTTTCGGAAAGAAGTTATCTTACTCTTTTTGGTGGGGATTACGTAATCTAAG TAATTTTGGCACAAATCTCGAAACAAGCACCTATGTGTGGGAAAATTGCTTTGCAGTTTTTATTTCTGTCATTGGCTTGCTACTATTTCTATATCTCCTTGGAAATGTACAG ATATTTATGTCCATGGAAATTCAAAGACGGGAAACTCAAAGATGGGAAACTCAAAGACGGGAGGATGAAAGAAACAAGATACAATTGAAAGAGAAGTATTCAGGATGGATGGACAGAAATGAGCTTCCAGacgatttgaagaaaaaaattatgaagaacaTAGAGCAAAAACTGGAAGAGAACAAAGATACTGATCCTAAGAATCTAATCTCTATTCTTCCGACGCATACCCAAACGTGTCTAAAGCGTTTCCTGGGCTTGAAACTGCTAAAGAAA GTACCGAAGCTTGCAAGGATGGATAAACGTGTGTTGAAAATGTTATGTGGCTATCTAAAGCCAGTGATGCATGACAAGGGCACCGAGGTTTTACAAATGGGAGATCCACTACATAGCATGCTACTCATTACAGAAGGCACATTATTGACCTGCAGAACTACCAA TTCCCCGTCAGTGGGCACCCTTGACAAAGGTGACTTTTACGGTGCCGAAGAACTGATCGAGTGGGTAACACAAAACAAGGATTTAGACCAGCTTCCCGCCTCTTCCTTCAATGTGAAATGCGATTCGAAAGTAGAAGGCTTTGTTCTCAAGGCCAAGCACTTGAGAAGTGTAGTATCCAAAAACGAAAAACGGTGGAAAATTGGCATTAGCAAGTCAGACCACAGCATATACTAG